From Lewinellaceae bacterium:
GGTTGAAAAAGAACCGGTCCCACAGGGAGCCATGGGCGATGAATTGATCCTCTCCCACTTTGTAATTGCTGCCCCCGATGAGGTCCAGCGGGCTGAAGCCGCCGTGCTTTTTGCGGCGGCCCACCGATTCCAGGGAATCGGCGGCTTCCTTTTCGGCCTCCACTACCGCCAGGCTGTCCAGGCGTTGGTAGCCTTTTACTTCCTGTTTGGTGAGCGGCACCGGCCGTATGGTTTCCCAGTAGGCGGAGTCGCGCTTGCGGGCCAGGGAGTCTACCTCAAAGGATGTATTCATGACCACCTCCGGCTCTTCCTGCTCTTTGCGCTCTTCTTTCTCGTATTCCCGCATCAGCTGGCGCAGTTGCTTGCGGGTGAGTTCCTCGCCGGAAGCCAGTTTTTCTTTGATGTCGGCGTTTTTATCGGGCCCTTCCGCCCGGTTGCGTTCCAGCTCGGCGGCCAGTTCCCGGTTGAGCTTTTCGTCGATCAGTTGAAAGTCGGCGCCGAGCTCGGGGTTGAGCTCGATCTGGTAATCGCTCACGGTGGCGAGGTATTTGTATTCGAAATCGAAGCCGAAGATTTTGCCGTCGACGTAAAATTGATGGCTCACCGGCATCCAGGCCTTGTCTTCGATGGGCGCATAGACCTGGTCGACGGAAACGGCAAAGCCCAGTTTATAGGTTTTCAGCGACAGGCTGTAGATGCTCCACCAGTCTTCCACGATGTAAATGTAGCCTTCGAACACCCCTTCCCCCCGGCTGCGAGGGATCACCTTTATCTTGTTGACGCCGTAACCGCGGTCCATGAAAAAGCCCTCGTATTTGAATTTGTAATAGCCGAAGGCTTTGGGCGATAAGGGCGACACCGTCTCCGCAATCTCAGGCTCGTAAAAGCTGCCGTTGATGTAATTGTTGGGCCCGGTGTCGTTGTCATTGCCCCGGGTGTAGATGGAGATCACCGTTTCTTTAAAGGTATTGGGCCGCTGGTATTCGATGCGGCTGACCGACTCGGAGGTAAAGGCCACTGTAGAGTCGATGCCTTCTTTTTCTATGGCTTTGCGCAGGAAAAAAGGCGAGTCCTTCAGCCGCCCCGAGCCTTTGATGTAAACCATGGCTTCGTAGCGGTCCAGTTGCTGGCGGTGGTAGCTGGCTTTGGCAATGGCCTTGCGCATGACTGTATAGGCGGGGTCTTCCCGCCCTTCGAACACATCGACCTCCTGCAATTGCAGGGGCTGTTGCTGCAGGCTGACGTTGAGCAGTTCCATGCGCTGCCCCACCCGCATCTCGCGGGCCTCGGTCTGGTAGCCCAGGAACTGGAAAATCAGGGTGTACGTGCCCGGCTTCAGCTGAATCTCGTAATTCCCTTCCTCGTTGGTCGTTGTCCCGCTGCCGGCCTCTTTTACGAATATGGTGGCGTATGCCAGCGGGGCG
This genomic window contains:
- a CDS encoding carboxypeptidase-like regulatory domain-containing protein produces the protein MAFRNTLFAAFFLFTVSTALAAGGVSGKVTDTNGAPLAYATIFVKEAGSGTTTNEEGNYEIQLKPGTYTLIFQFLGYQTEAREMRVGQRMELLNVSLQQQPLQLQEVDVFEGREDPAYTVMRKAIAKASYHRQQLDRYEAMVYIKGSGRLKDSPFFLRKAIEKEGIDSTVAFTSESVSRIEYQRPNTFKETVISIYTRGNDNDTGPNNYINGSFYEPEIAETVSPLSPKAFGYYKFKYEGFFMDRGYGVNKIKVIPRSRGEGVFEGYIYIVEDWWSIYSLSLKTYKLGFAVSVDQVYAPIEDKAWMPVSHQFYVDGKIFGFDFEYKYLATVSDYQIELNPELGADFQLIDEKLNRELAAELERNRAEGPDKNADIKEKLASGEELTRKQLRQLMREYEKEERKEQEEPEVVMNTSFEVDSLARKRDSAYWETIRPVPLTKQEVKGYQRLDSLAVVEAEKEAADSLESVGRRKKHGGFSPLDLIGGSNYKVGEDQFIAHGSLWDRFFFNPVEGFNVHAPLSYSINKDNRFAVTLTPRYAFAREKLTGKGQLSYTYGPKAERNNFNLEGGRYIYQYNPQEPISNLFNTYLNLVEERNYISLYEKDYLKLTHSNRLRENLTINFSAEWANRYALENNTTQVWFPKDDRTYASNIPQNEELGTEVPETEKAFVLGFSAVARPWQKYRIKNQKKEPIENSSPELRLAFRQGLKDIAESVTDYSYLEVGIQHKFRPGVRGIIDFKVEAGLFLNNNYAGFADYRHFMGNRILLVTADPVGSFRLLPYYEHSTMDKFAAAHLHYQFRKLLLTQIPEVWLLGIKENVFVNYLATPTSDHYTEVGYSIDNIFRFFRVEAAVAFQDGKYKDWGILIGIASNIGGSFTVR